In a single window of the Rattus norvegicus strain BN/NHsdMcwi chromosome 6, GRCr8, whole genome shotgun sequence genome:
- the Bzw2 gene encoding eIF5-mimic protein 1 isoform X2, with translation MNKHQKPVLTGQRFKTRKRDEKEKFEPTVFRDTLVQGLNEAGDDLEAVAKFLDSTGSRLDYRRYADTLFDILVAGSMLAPGGTRIDDGDKTKMTNHCVFSANEDHETIRNYAQVFNKLIRRYKYLEKAFEDEMKKLLLFLKAFSEAEQTKLAMLSGILLGNGTLPATILTSLFTDSLVKEGIAASFAVKLFKAWMAEKDANSVTSSLRKANLDKRLLVSVFASSLYG, from the exons ATGAATAAGCATCAGAAGCCGGTACTAACAGGCCAGCGGTTCAAAACCCGGAAAAGGG ATGAAAAAGAGAAATTCGAACCCACAGTCTTCAGGGATACACTTGTCCAGGGGCTTAATGAAGCTGGTGATGACCTTGAAGCTGTAGCCAAATTCTTGGACTCTACTGGCTCACGACTAGATTATCGTCGCTATGCAGACACACTCTTTGATATCCTGGTGGCTGGCAGCATGCTTG CCCCTGGAGGAACACGCATAGATGATGGTGACAAGACCAAGATGACCAACCACTGTGTGTTTTCAGCAAATGAAGATCATGAAACCATCCGAAACTATGCTCAG GTCTTCAACAAACTCATCAGGAGATACAAATATTTGGAAAAGGCATTTGAAGATGAAATGAAAAAG CTTCTCCTCTTCCTTAAAGCATTTTCTGAAGCAGAGCAGACAAAGTTGGCAATGCTGTCTGGGATCCTGTTGGGCAATGGAACCCTCCCGGCCACCATCCTTACCAGTCTCTTCACCGACAGCTTAGTCAAAGAAG GCATCGCAGCCTCGTTCGCTGTCAAGCTTTTCAAAGCCTGGATGGCAGAGAAAGATGCCAATTCTGTCACCTCTTCATTGAGA